One Etheostoma cragini isolate CJK2018 chromosome 6, CSU_Ecrag_1.0, whole genome shotgun sequence DNA window includes the following coding sequences:
- the myh14 gene encoding myosin-10 isoform X2 — translation MSKPTGGGVNDVTRLLISGAAQPGSPTSNSMFSAASQADWAAKRLVWVPSEKHGFESASIREERGDEVEVELTDSQRKVTLSREEVQRMNPPRFSKVEDMADLTCLNEASVLHNLRERYYSGLIYTYSGLFCVVVNPYKNLPIYTESIVEMYRGKKRHEMPPHIYAISEAAYRSMLQDREDQAILCTGESGAGKTENTKKVIQYLAHVASSHKGGTLGRNKEAVQLDGSRSLTRGSTLVNRGELERQLLQANPILEAFGNAKTVKNDNSSRFGKFIRINFDVGGYIVGANIETYLLEKSRATRQAKDERTFHIFYQLLCGTSDETKADLLLGTADEYRFLSGGSIPVPGQSDSENFTQTMDSMAIMGFTPEESISMLKLISAVLQFGNISFMKEKNHDQASMPDNTAAQKLCHLLGVNVLEFTRAILTPRIKVGREYVQKAQTKEQADFAVEALAKATYERLFRWLVHRINRALDRRQRQGASFIGILDIAGFEIFQLNSFEQLCINYTNEKLQQLFNHTMFILEQEEYQREGIEWNFIDFGLDLQPCIDLIERPAHPPGVLALLDEECWFPRATDRSFVEKLSAEQGSHPKFFKPKQPRGEADFSIIHYAGKVDYKAHDWLVKNMDPLNDNVASLLHQSSDHFVSELWKEDIQTLPRVYFFDSYATLQANGSDMDRIVGLDQVSSGENSGPVTFGAAGLKTKKGMFRTVGQLYKESLTKLMATLRNTNPNFLRCIIPNHEKKAGKLSPNLVLDQLRCNGVLEGIRICRQGFPNRIPFQEFRQRYEILTPNAIPRTFMDGKQASELMIRALELDHNLFRVGQSKVFFRAGVLGHLEEERDLKITDTIIRFQSASRGYLARKSFLKKQQQLSALRVMQRNCAAYLKLRNWQWWRLFTKVKPLLQVTRQDEEIQVRETELQKAKDNLTRVEQDYTELDKKHAQLIEEKAVLADQLQAEAELFAEAEEMRARLASRKQELEEVLGELESRLEEEEERGVQLTNEKKRMQQNIQDLEEQLEEEEGARQRLLLEKVTLETKVKSLETDLLNAVEQRERLSKEKKQLEERLAEVTDQLTEEEEKTKSLNKLKNKQEAVIADLEERLKREEQGRLEQEKWRRRMENDTMEAQEQLSDLGMLSAELRGSLAQKEKEITTLQGRLEEEGARRAEAQRALREAMSQVSELKEEVENERGMRERAEKQRRDLGEELEALRTELEDTLDTTAAQQELRSRREAELNDLQRCVEEETRRHEAQLSEVRVKHSAAIDSLQEQLDNGKRARQSLEKAKAMLEEERQNLSSELKSLQASRMDSERGRKRAEGQLQELGARLTQADREREEKEERIHKLQCEIESLSSNLSSSDTKTLRLTKEVSSLESQLHDTKELLQDETRQKMALGSRVRALEEEKNGLMERLEEEEERAKELTRQIQTHTQQLAELRKQSEEVNTAVESGEETRRKLQRELDIVIQRERQKEEEKERVERQRERLREEIEDMTLALQRERQNCTALEKRQKKFDQCLAEEKAVSARLAEERDRAEADSREKDTRYLALSRALQEAQDQREELERSNKQLRLEMEQLVNQQDDVGKSVHELERTRRSLETEAQNLRVQTQELEEELNEAENSRLRLEVTLQALKAQFEREISSNEEKGEEKRRALSKQVRELEIQLEEERSQRSQAVSSKKQLEAELQEAETQVETASRGKEETVKQLRRLQGQMKEVVRELDESKLSREEVAAQSKDSEKKIQTLEAEVLQLTEELTVSERQRRQAQQERDEMADEMVNSSSGKTALFEEKRRLEARVTQLEEELEEEQSNSELLAERQRKTALQVETLTVQLQGERTLTQKAEVAREQLERQNKELKTRLGEMEGAVRGKHRLSVAALEAKIDSMEEQLEQERQERAIANKLMRKTEKKLKEVMMQAEDERRHADQYREQLDKSMVRLKQLKRQLEEVEEDNSRSNAQKRKLQRELEELSDSSQSMTREITTLRSQLSIPEWRPDQRAPLPLALRGRRALVDDLSLENSDSEEPPASPTPSSGLPGTPTPSSEHSLDPPPPYSVNSTE, via the exons AGAGAGATACTACTCTGGCTTGATATAT aCCTATTCGGGGCTGTTCTGTGTGGTGGTGAACCCTTATAAGAACCTGCCCATCTACACAGAGTCCATCGTGGAGATGTATCGGGGCAAAAAACGCCACGAGATGCCCCCACACATCTACGCCATATCAGAGGCCGCCTATCGCAGCATGCTACAAG acagagaagatCAGGCAATCCTTTGCAC aggCGAGTCTGGAGCTGGGAAAACAGAGAACACTAAGAAAGTCATCCAGTATTTGGCTCACGTTGCCTCCTCCCATAAGGGCGGCACTCTGGGTAGGAACAAGGAAGCTGTGCAG TTGGACGGTTCTCGCTCCTTAACAAGAGGCAGTACTTTGGTGAACAGG GGCGAGCTGGAGAGACAGCTGCTACAGGCCAACCCAATACTGGAGGCCTTCGGCAACGCAAAGACTGTCAAGAACGATAACTCCTCTAGATTT gGTAAATTCATCCGCATCAATTTTGATGTGGGGGGGTACATTGTTGGTGCCAACATCGAGACCT ACCTCCTTGAAAAGTCCCGGGCCACCCGTCAGGCCAAAGACGAGAGGACGTTCCACATCTTTTACCAGTTGTTGTGTGGCACTTCAGATGAGACAAAGG CGGATCTGCTGTTAGGTACTGCTGATGAGTACCGCTTTCTCAGTGGAGGCTCCATCCCTGTTCCTGGTCAGAGCGATTCAGAGAACTTCACCCAGACCATGGATTCCATGGCTATAATGGGCTTCACCCCAGAGGAGTCGATAT CCATGCTTAAGTTGATCTCTGCTGTGCTCCAGTTTGGGAACATTTCCTTCATGAAGGAGAAGAACCATGACCAGGCCTCGATGCCTGATAACACAGCTGCTCAGAAACTGTGCCATCTGCTGGGCGTCAACGTGCTGGAGTTCACTCGGGCCATCCTCACTCCCAGAATCAAAGTGGGTCGAGAGTATGTGCAGAAGGCCCAGACAAAAGAGCAG GCTGACTTTGCTGTGGAGGCCTTGGCGAAGGCCACATATGAGCGTCTGTTCAGGTGGCTGGTCCACAGGATCAACAGGGCTCTGGAccgcagacagagacagggagccTCCTTCATAGGAATCCTTGATATTGCTGGATTTGAGATCTTCCAG CTCAACTCCTTTGAGCAGCTGTGTATCAACTACACCAACGAGAAGCTGCAGCAGCTCTTCAACCACACCATGTTCATCTTGGAGCAGGAGGAGTACCAGCGCGAGGGCATTGAATGGAACTTCATTGACTTTGGTCTTGATTTGCAGCCCTGCATTGACCTCATTGAGAGACCG GCCCACCCCCCTGGTGTTCTCGCCCTGTTAGATGAAGAGTGCTGGTTCCCGCGGGCGACAGACCGCTCATTTGTGGAGAAACTGTCTGCTGAGCAAGGCAGCCATCCAAAATTCTTCAAACCAAAGCAACCACGCGGAGAAGCTGATTTCTCCATCATTCACTATGCTGGCAAG GTGGACTACAAGGCACATGATTGGTTAGTGAAGAACATGGATCCTCTGAACGACAACGTGGCATCACTTCTCCACCAGTCGTCTGATCATTTTGTCTCAGAGCTTTGGAAGGAAG ATATTCAAACTCTTCCTCGTGTATACTTCTTTGACTCCTATGCCACACTACAAGCTAATGGCTCCGACA TGGACAGGATCGTGGGTCTGGACCAGGTGTCTTCAGGAGAGAACAGCGGGCCGGTCACGTTCGGAGCGGCAGGGCTGAAGACAAAGAAGGGAATGTTCAGGACTGTTGGTCAGCTTTACAAGGAGTCGCTCACAAAGCTGATGGCAACGCTGAGGAACACCAACCCCAACTTCCTCCGCTGCATCATCCCCAACCACGAGAAGAAG GCCGGTAAGCTGTCCCCCAACCTGGTTTTGGACCAACTGAGGTGTAATGGAGTTCTTGAGGGGATCCGTATCTGCAGACAAGGCTTCCCTAACCGCATCCCATTCCAGGAGTTTagacagag ATATGAGATCCTGACTCCGAATGCTATTCCTCGCACCTTTATGGATGGCAAACAGGCATCAGAACTCATG ATCAGAGCTTTGGAACTGGATCACAACCTGTTCAGGGTGGGTCAGAGTAAAGTCTTCTTCAGAGCCGGAGTCCTGGGTCACCTGGAAGAAGAAAGAGACCTAAAGATCACTGACACCATCATACGCTTCCAGAGCGCCTCCAGAGGCTACCTCGCACGCAA ATCCTTCCTGAAGAAGCAGCAACAGCTGAGTGCTCTGAGGGTGATGCAGAGGAACTGTGCTGCTTACCTCAAACTCAGGAACTGGCAGTGGTGGCGGCTGTTTACCaag GTGAAGCCCTTGCTGCAGGTTACCCGGCAAGACGAAGAAATCCAGGTAAGAGAAACCGAGCTCCAGAAGGCCAAGGACAATCTCACTCGAGTGGAGCAGGACTACACAGAGCTGGACAAGAAACATGCTCAG CTCATCGAGGAAAAGGCCGTGCTGGCTGACCAGCTGCAGGCAGAGGCGGAGCTGTTTGCCGAGGCAGAGGAGATGAGGGCCAGGTTGGCCAGTCGAAaacaggagctggaggaggtgCTGGGCGAGCTGGAGAGTCGattggaggaagaggaggagagaggcgTGCAGCTGACCAATGAGAAGAAGAGGATGCAGCAGAATATTCAG GACCTGGAGGAGCAgttagaggaggaggaaggtgcCCGACAGCGCCTCCTGCTGGAGAAAGTTACCCTGGAGACCAAAGTGAAGAGTCTGGAAACCGACTTGCTGAATGCAGTGGAGCAGAGAGAACGACTCAGCAAG GAGAAGAAACAGCTGGAGGAGCGTCTGGCCGAGGTAACCGATCAGCTcactgaggaagaggagaaaaccAAAAGTCTAAACAAACTCAAGAACAAACAGGAGGCTGTCATTGCTGACCTAGAGG AGCGCTTGAAGCGTGAGGAGCAGGGGCGCTTGGAGCAGgagaagtggaggaggaggatggagaaCGACACGATGGAGGCCCAGGAGCAGCTGTCAGACCTGGGCATGCTGTCTGCTGAGCTGAGGGGCAGTCTGGctcagaaagagaaggaaatcaCCACCCTGCAGGGCCG GTTGGAGGAAGAAGGAGCGCGTCGTGCGGAGGCTCAGAGGGCGCTAAGGGAGGCCATGTCCCAGGTGTCTGAGTTGAAGGAGGAAGTGGAAAATGAACGAGGGATGAGGGAAAGGGCGGAGAAACAGAGGCGAGACCTGGGAGAGGAGCTGGAGGCTTTGAGAACTGAGCTGGAGGACACTCTGGACACCACAGCTGCCCAGCAGGAACTAAG GTCTCGCCGGGAGGCGGAGCTAAATGATCTCCAGCGGTGTGTTGAAGAGGAGACTCGCCGCCACGAGGCCCAGCTATCAGAAGTCCGAGTCAAACACAGCGCTGCCATAGACAGCCTCCAGGAACAGCTGGATAATGGCAAAAGA GCACGTCAGTCCCTGGAGAAGGCCAAAGCcatgctggaggaggagaggcagaATTTGAGCTCTGAGCTCAAGAGCCTCCAAGCGAGCCGCATGGACAGCGAGAGAGGCCGCAAAAGGGCCGAGGGTCAGCTGCAGGAGCTCGGCGCCCGCCTGACTCAggctgacagagagagggaggagaaagaagagcgAATACACAAGTTACAG TGTGAGATTGAGTCTCTCTCCAGCAATCTGTCCTCCTCTGACACTAAAACACTTCGTCTCACTAAAGAAGTCAGCAGCCTCGAGAGCCAGCTGCATGATACAAAG GAACTGCTGCAGGATGAAACTCGTCAAAAGATGGCTCTGGGCTCGAGGGTCCGAGCACTTGAGGAGGAGAAGAATGGACTAATGGAAAGacttgaggaggaggaggagagagccaAAGAGTTGACCCGGCAGATTCAGACTCATACCCAGCAG CTGGCAGAGCTTCGCAAGCAGTCAGAGGAGGTGAACACTGCGGTGGAATCCGGAGAGGAGACGCGCAGGAAACTCCAGAGAGAGCTGGACATCGTCATCCAGAGGGAGCgacagaaggaggaggagaaggagcgggtggagaggcagagggagcGACTAAGGGAGGAGATAGAGGACATGACACTtgctctgcagagagagagacagaactgCACGGCCCTGGAGAAGAGGCAGAAGAAGTTTGACCAG TGTCTGGCCGAGGAAAAGGCGGTGAGCGCTCGGCTGGCAGAGGAAAGGGACAGAGCAGAAGCAGACAGCCGAGAAAAGGACACAAGATATCTGGCACTTTCCCGAGCCCTACAG gAGGCCCAGGACCAGAGGGAAGAGCTAGAGAGGTCCAACAAGCAGTTGCGTCTGGAAATGGAGCAGCTTGTAAACCAGCAGGACGACGTCGGCAAGAGC GTCCATGAGCTGGAGCGCACCCGCAGGAGCTTAGAAACAGAAGCCCAGAACCTGCGAGTTCAGAcgcaggagctggaggaggagctgaaCGAGGCAGAGAACTCAAGGCTGAGGCTGGAGGTCACTCTGCAGGCGCTCAAGGCTCAATTTGAGAGGGAGATAAGCAGCAAcgaggagaaaggagaggagaagaggagggcaCTCAGCAAGCAG GTGAGAGAGTTGGAGatccagctggaggaggagaggagtcAGCGGTCTCAGGCTGTGTCCAGCAAAAAGCAGCTGGAAGCAGAACTGCAGGAAGCCGAGACCCAGGTGGAGACAGCCAGCCGCGGGAAAGAGGAGACTGTGAAGCAACTAAGGAGGCTGCAG GGTCAAATGAAGGAAGTTGTGCGTGAACTAGATGAGAGCAAGTTATCTCGGGAAGAGGTGGCCGCACAGTCGAAAGACAGCGAAAAGAAGATCCAAACTCTGGAAGCAGAAGTCCTTCAGTTAACTGAA GAGCTTACTGTAtcagagaggcagaggagaCAGGCTCAGCAGGAGAGAGATGAGATGGCCGATGAAATGGTCAACAGCAGCTCTGGAAA GACCGCTCTGTTTGAAGAGAAGCGGAGGTTAGAAGCGCGAGTCActcagctggaggaggagctggaggaggaacaGAGTAACTCTGAACTGCTGGCAGAGAGACAAAGGAAGACTGCTTTACAG GTGGAGACTCTAACCGTGCAGCTGCAGGGAGAGAGGACATTGACCCAGAAGGCAGAGGTGGCTCGGGAGCAGCTGGAGAGACAGAACAAGGAGCTGAAGACCCGACTGGGGGAGATGGAGGGAGCAGTAAGGGGCAAACACAGGCTCAGCGTCGCCGCCCTGGAGGCCAAGATCGATTCAATGGAGGAGCAGCTGGAACaggagagaca AGAACGGGCCATTGCCAACAAGCTGATgcgaaagacagagaaaaaactgAAGGAGGTGATGATGCAGGCAGAAGACGAGAGAAGACACGCAGACCAGTACAGAGAACAG CTGGATAAATCCATGGTCCGACTAAAGCAGCTGAAGAGGCagctggaggaggtggaggaggacaaCTCTCGCTCCAACGCCCAGAAGAGGAAGCTGCAGAGAGAGCTGGAGGAGCTCTCCGACAGCAGCCAGAGCATGACACGAGAGATCACCACCCTCCGCAGCCAGCtcag CATCCCTGAATGGAGACCAGATCA GCGTGCTCCGTTGCCCCTGGCATTGCGTGGACGCAGAGCGCTGGTAGACGACCTCTCGTTGGAGAACTCTGACTCGGAGGAGCCCCCTGCCTCGCCGACCCCCTCCTCTGGACTCCCAGGGACCCCAACTCCCTCCTCTGAACATAGCCTGGACCCTCCACCGCCCTACAGCGTCAACAGTACTGAGTGA